The Thermoplasmatales archaeon genome segment CAATGGAAGAACTGGTGCAAAAAAACATGAGTGCTCAACTCGGAATAGAAGGAACAGCACAAGTCATGACACTCCTTGCTAGATATACTGGCGACGCGAATGAGGCGATGGGATACTTCAAAGCTGTAATGGACGCCATCAAAGTCACGGGTGAAGATACAACAGCAGTAACAATCACCCTTATGAACACCTTCAGAGAGTTTGGAGTCACAACAGAAGAATCATATAAGAAGATGGCAAAACTCATACAACTATTCAATGTCAGTGGATATCCATCCTTTACACAATTTTTGTCTGTTGTTGATAGGATTGGTCTAACTCTCATGCAGATGGGTTTCACTCTTGAAGATGTAGCGGGAATCGTTGCTAGTGTCGGGCCGCAAGGAACCATGATACTTCGAGGATTCACAAGCCAGTTATACGCGTTGAATAGTGAGTGGGTGAGAGGCACAGAGGAGGCTGAGGAATATGCAAGGAAACTTGAAGCTATTGGGATCGTTACAAGGGATGCTGAGGGAAATATACGACCATTACGCGATGTGATCTTCGATTTCATCAACTACCTTCAAACTCTGCCATCACACGAAGAACGCGTGAAAGTAGCCACTGAGATCTTTGGGGATACGATGGGCCGGGCCCTAGTTTCAATAGCAGAAGGCTATGGGAAAGTGGAAAAGGCTAGCCAACAGTCGGCAGAACAACAAGTCGAAGATGTCAAGAAAGTGAAAAAAGAGACTCTAGACCCCCTTACAAGGATTAAAGCCGAAATTGAGAAACTAATTCCTTCGATCTCGAACTTAGCTCCATTTTTATCAGATCTAGTTTTTTGGTTCTCAGTGGCTGGTGGTGCTGCATATGGATTCATGAGGGTACTCAATATTATTGACAAGTTTTTTGCCGGGGGCAAGATAAGTGAATGGACAAATGAGATGGTTTCAAAGTTTCTTAAACCATTGTCTAAAAGATTACCTACAGGACTTGGTGAAAGTTTCAAATCATTTATGAAAACACTTGGTGATGAGATTAAGAAGGTAGGCGACTTCGGGGCTGGGAAATTCACAGAATTCGCTAAAAGATTAGGATCCGTGCTAAAGACCAAACTTCCAGTCGAAATCGACAATGGTACGAGGGAAGGGTTTAAGTCATTCGCCAAAACCTTGAGAGAGGAGATCGTGAATGCTGGGGATAATATGGTGGGTTATCTCGACGATTTCGCTAAAATGATACGGCCTGCTCTAGGGAAGCTTTTTGGAGAAGAAGGAGGTAAGATTTCTATCACCTTCCTAGATGATTTTGCTAAATCATTTACAACTAAATTACCTTCATTAGCAAAGAAACTTACTCCAGCCCTATCAAAGGTTGGAGGTTTTATCGGAAGAGCACTTGGTGAAGGCATCATTTTTAGGCCAGAAGACCTGAAGTGGAGTATGGGTGAGGAAGAATATAATAAACTGCACTCAGAATGGATGAAATCTGGTGAAGAAGACTGGAAATGGATGGAAGAACAATGGAGTAAATTCACTTCATGGGTTTCATCTAAATTCGCAGATTTTAAATGGCCGAGGCTGCCAAATATTCAATTACCAGATCTGGTAGGCAGCATGAAGTCTGCTTGGTCTAGTTTCACATCATGGGTTGCTTCAGTATTCGCCGGTTTCAAATGGCCAGCATTGCCAAATGTTAGTCTCCCGGACTTGCCTGGAATGATTCAAGGGATCTGGGTTGAGTTCACATCGTGGGTCGCTGCAGCATTTCCAACTTTTGTATGGCCAAGTTTACCAGACATTAAATTACCTGACTTGCTTAGTTCTATCCAGTCAATATGGACAAGCTTCACAGGATGGGTTTCTACAATCTTCCCAACGTTCAAATGGCCGAGGCTGCCAAATATTCAATTACCAGATCTGGTAGGCAGCATGAAGTCTGCTTGGTCTAGTTTCACATCATGGGTTTCTACAATCTTCCCAACGTTCAAATGGCCGAGGCTGCCTAATATCAGCCTACCAGATTTGCCTGGGATGATGCAATCACTCTGGATTAGATTCACTTCATGGGTTTCTAGCACATTCTCGAAATTCAAATGGCCGAGGCTGCCAAATGTTCAAATGCCTGACATCGGAAAATTATTTTCTGATGCTTGGAAGAAATTCACTGACACAGTATCTGACGCATTTAAAAGATTCAAATGGCCCAAACTCCCCATACCTAATTTCGGAGACATTGCAAAGAAATTTTATGACTGGGGAAGAGACTTCATCAACAATCTTGTGAAGGGTATCTGGGATGCTATGCCTTCATTCCAAAATGCATTAAATTGGATAAAAGCTCATCTCCCACATTCACCACCAGAGGTGGGTCCTCTGAGTGAAGTGACAGAAGATAGTATGCGCAGTTGGATGGGAAGTATTGTACGGGCTGGTGAAGAAATCTTTGAAGGATTTGCTGCTAAAATAGGTAGTATGGAATGGCTTGAACCCCCAACTCCCACGATAGGAAGAATAGGAATGATAGAAACAACTGGAGCCGTAATTGGAGGAGCTGAAATCAATATTAATATAAGTGAGGGCGCAGTCATAATCCGAGGACAAAGTGTCGATGAAAGAGATTTCCGAGATGCTGCTCAGATGCTTGGTGATGAAATAGTTCGTTCGGTTATATCAGAAGGGATAAACGTCAGACGTATGAGATGGGGGTGAAAATGGATGGGATACCGTGACTGGGTCATCAATGGCATAAGACCAAAGTATATCACTTCAGATGGCATTGACTGGTCTAATTTCCCACAAGTTACACTACACTGTGCCGCCACGCCAGATAAATATTATGCTGACGCAAGAGAAGAAATAGCAAAATTTTCAGAATTTGCAGCGAAAGAAATATCAAATACTACTCTGATCAATGGAGGAACAAAAGTCCAATGTTCAAGGGATGGGAGAATAGTTACGATACGGGAAGGCGATAAAGTATGGCAAGGCGCCATACATTATCCTAAATTCAAGGAGGACAAATTCTCAGATGAAATAATAGAATGGGACCTGATCCTCGAATTGGAAGTTGAAGGCACGAGACCACCATACAGGATATATTCACCTCCATACTCAAGATACTTCAACATCATATATCATCCTTGGATTACATCAGAAGGGGGAGGTGGGGGAGAAGAAGATTATGGAGGTACTATCATTGCATATCCTAACTCTGTAGAAGATTATGATAACTCTGGGGACTGGTCTAATCTCGAAAACATAAAATATGATGACGGGCAACTCGCAAGTGCATACAACGATGACAGTGCTGCAAAAGCATTTGGAAGTATAAAGTGCACTGACTGGAGAAATCTAGAAACTGGAAATTATGTTAATCTCCCAGAAAACGCTAGGATAACACAATACGGGTTCCATGTCAAATTTGCCACGGATCGTGACTCTATTGAAAAGATACCAGGACGCAACATAATAGCATCAGCATACTCGGCCATAGGAGACAAGATGCAAATACCATATACTACACGGTATCCAGGATACTTGGATTTGCAGGGGAATTTAATCTCAAATCCATGTCCAAACACCCCTGCCAACATGGCATGGCTTGCATGGGACACTGAAATCCCAAACACTATAGGCTTAGATATCGAAGCATTATATCCTAAAGTGCCTAGTGTTGACAGAGATTGTTTCAACGATCCAAATATAGAATTTAAATTTGCGTTTGGTGCTGAGCCATACAAACACTTTTGGATAGACGCCGTGCAATTCAAAATAGTGTATATACTGGATAATATAGCTCAAAATGAAACAGTATATGATCCTGGATTCTATGGTTACGAGATAGGGTACATGATGATACAAGAGAATAAACCCGTTAAGCAGGTTGAGATCGTTGGAAGCGCATGTAACATACCATCTGAAGGTGCTTGGGTCGAAGTGAATGGAATACGACAATACTGGCACTACAGCCACGATCACAACACTGGCGACACCGGTGAAAACGGCGTTGAAATGTTAACATTTCAGCTACAAGAACCTACAACAACGATAGAAATAAAAACGAGTCGACATGACCCACCGACTAGCGACACAACTGCTGAAACGAACTCTGGCTGTAAACTATACTATGTCAAGGTGGTGTACTCATGATCAAACTTTTCGATGAGCAAAACAAAGAGATCTCAACATTGTTCTTCAATGATATAGTCCCGGCATCAACATCAGATTTAAACATAAAAATTAAGTCTGTTGATGGCAGTTTTGATGGGCAACTAACGCTCAAGCATAGCACTTCGCCTGATATGATGGATGGTTTCCCATTTCTACTCCAATCCGGTGACGGTGAAAACTGGACTACAAGTATAGATATCAGTTTAGGCACAGACGAAGAAAAAAATGTATATTATAAACTAGATTTGCCAATATATGTTCAGAGGGGATCGTATCATGCCATCTCAGAGTTATCAGGCACGTTTACACACAAATACTCCAATTGGACATACCAAAATAAATGCACCGTTCTCGGTGAGATAGTAGGATATGATAAGATCAAAGTTCGCATCGACTATGATTCAAGTTATATGCGCAGTGATTTTGGAGACATTAGATTTGTAAGCAAGGATGGTGCGGTACTCAAGTATGTGATATTAGAAAAAAACGAATCTGATCATGCAGTTTTTTTAGTTCAAAATAACATGCTAACAGAATTCTATATAATATCTGGGAATCCTAATGCTGAACCAGAAGAAGATCACAGTATATTAGAAGTATATGACGATTGTACAGGAGAAAAAATTACAGACAAATGGGATGTGATCGAAGGTAACGCATCATATGATATCATTGATGGTAAGAATGCTATTAAACTAGAACCTGGCACTATACTCAAATCAAAGAATGAGTTGAAATATAAATATGAGATTTTAGCCGATGTCTACTTTGTAGATGGTTCAGCTAGTATTCTTTTTTCACAGGACAGTACACCTAACATATCTGAAAGATATTGTGCTAAAATAGACGCTACCCACGATGAAATAAGAGTAAATGGCAGCGATCCTGTATACTGGGATGATTATAGTGTATCATCATCGGAGAACACATTTCATAATATTCTGATCCAATTCACAGTACCATGGTCAGCTATATACTTATACGCTGATGATACTCTTGCATACATAGCATATACAAATTCAGAAACAAGGTATTCTAGTGGATATGTTGGCTTATACTACAATGGTTCTGAATATGCTGGGATAGCCAACATCAAAGGATATCGAGTACCACACCAAGACGATTATTCTATAGAAACCGAAGGTTGGACAGAGCAGACTATTTGTGCTTCAACCAATATCGATATGAATATCGGATGCTATTGGGCAGTAGCTCCAGACCATATAAACACGTCTCCAAGCATGCCATTCATAGAAATATACCTTGAGGGCAGAGATATAACACAACATGTGTCATCATTCGATATCATCAAAAACACAAAAGAAGGGCCTGGAAGCTTCGATATCTTATGTCATGATGAATTAACTATCACGACAGGAATGGAAATAGAATTTTTAAATCACGGAATAGAATTTTATAAAGGTATAATCGATCGCATTGAATACGTCATTGAAGCTGGTAGAAATACATATTATATTAGCGGCAGAGATAACGAAGCTAGTCTAACTACGAAGGAATTTACATGGTCAGCAACCTGGTGGGAACTAAAAGAATATGATTCATATGACATTCTAGAATGTCTATTGGATGGAACTGGAATTAGTCTTGGGCCTTCTGAAGATATTACAGCATGGATACCAGATGACAACAGTCTAACAGGCTTCGCAGGTGGCTGGAGCTCCCGAGCTAAAGCACTTAGCGAGTTGCTCAAAAAGATATCATACATTAAAGGTAGGCGTCTCAGCTGGTATATCGACTCGAACAATAAACTCAGAATATTCTACATAGATGATCCTGACAACAAAAACGCCGCTCTCGAGGTAAATATATACGATAACCCTAGGCTGACATATGTTAAAATCGAAGAGAGCGCAGAGAATATAGTCAATAAAGTCATAATCGAAACTGA includes the following:
- a CDS encoding phage tail tape measure protein, with translation MDAEEVLSGLQQINEQLANLPGSVEINFAADDAVTAILENIQENLNNLPEEYNINITAEDSASEIVEDIKSSIDSLSEEYNINVSADDSASDIIENIRSSIESLPEEYNINITAEDNASEIIENIMSNLEENTCAISIQADDEASATIENIKTLLESLPEEYNINITAEDNASEIIEDIKSALESISGEVSTTITVEDEASNTIEDIQAALESIPEEISTVIQVEDNASDVTDEVSSKLDELDGKEVTATISVEGGEEATNDIQLLNLSMQDLGDTAAAVAGTIASYDMLVKGLNYRRAIEMAKEYTNATEEQGKAMEELVQKNMSAQLGIEGTAQVMTLLARYTGDANEAMGYFKAVMDAIKVTGEDTTAVTITLMNTFREFGVTTEESYKKMAKLIQLFNVSGYPSFTQFLSVVDRIGLTLMQMGFTLEDVAGIVASVGPQGTMILRGFTSQLYALNSEWVRGTEEAEEYARKLEAIGIVTRDAEGNIRPLRDVIFDFINYLQTLPSHEERVKVATEIFGDTMGRALVSIAEGYGKVEKASQQSAEQQVEDVKKVKKETLDPLTRIKAEIEKLIPSISNLAPFLSDLVFWFSVAGGAAYGFMRVLNIIDKFFAGGKISEWTNEMVSKFLKPLSKRLPTGLGESFKSFMKTLGDEIKKVGDFGAGKFTEFAKRLGSVLKTKLPVEIDNGTREGFKSFAKTLREEIVNAGDNMVGYLDDFAKMIRPALGKLFGEEGGKISITFLDDFAKSFTTKLPSLAKKLTPALSKVGGFIGRALGEGIIFRPEDLKWSMGEEEYNKLHSEWMKSGEEDWKWMEEQWSKFTSWVSSKFADFKWPRLPNIQLPDLVGSMKSAWSSFTSWVASVFAGFKWPALPNVSLPDLPGMIQGIWVEFTSWVAAAFPTFVWPSLPDIKLPDLLSSIQSIWTSFTGWVSTIFPTFKWPRLPNIQLPDLVGSMKSAWSSFTSWVSTIFPTFKWPRLPNISLPDLPGMMQSLWIRFTSWVSSTFSKFKWPRLPNVQMPDIGKLFSDAWKKFTDTVSDAFKRFKWPKLPIPNFGDIAKKFYDWGRDFINNLVKGIWDAMPSFQNALNWIKAHLPHSPPEVGPLSEVTEDSMRSWMGSIVRAGEEIFEGFAAKIGSMEWLEPPTPTIGRIGMIETTGAVIGGAEININISEGAVIIRGQSVDERDFRDAAQMLGDEIVRSVISEGINVRRMRWG
- a CDS encoding DUF2341 domain-containing protein, coding for MIKLFDEQNKEISTLFFNDIVPASTSDLNIKIKSVDGSFDGQLTLKHSTSPDMMDGFPFLLQSGDGENWTTSIDISLGTDEEKNVYYKLDLPIYVQRGSYHAISELSGTFTHKYSNWTYQNKCTVLGEIVGYDKIKVRIDYDSSYMRSDFGDIRFVSKDGAVLKYVILEKNESDHAVFLVQNNMLTEFYIISGNPNAEPEEDHSILEVYDDCTGEKITDKWDVIEGNASYDIIDGKNAIKLEPGTILKSKNELKYKYEILADVYFVDGSASILFSQDSTPNISERYCAKIDATHDEIRVNGSDPVYWDDYSVSSSENTFHNILIQFTVPWSAIYLYADDTLAYIAYTNSETRYSSGYVGLYYNGSEYAGIANIKGYRVPHQDDYSIETEGWTEQTICASTNIDMNIGCYWAVAPDHINTSPSMPFIEIYLEGRDITQHVSSFDIIKNTKEGPGSFDILCHDELTITTGMEIEFLNHGIEFYKGIIDRIEYVIEAGRNTYYISGRDNEASLTTKEFTWSATWWELKEYDSYDILECLLDGTGISLGPSEDITAWIPDDNSLTGFAGGWSSRAKALSELLKKISYIKGRRLSWYIDSNNKLRIFYIDDPDNKNAALEVNIYDNPRLTYVKIEESAENIVNKVIIETDEGGTITLQDDESINGWTDNITGYTWPGYGVREQRFIEHALNAGEAQTKAQEELDAHSKPVFSVDMKLEGMVDAQIGQPIILIGNRKISDMVFIINRITIRGNPSGVTTEISATTDKTVVGSIGKYDAVKALSRFAAENFAIYTGYIESMLPSDLFSPYIKATVFLHELNASIHMLVYYTGSSAAIVGCPVLAWKTVSGEWIGMAECEVR